Sequence from the Sanguibacter keddieii DSM 10542 genome:
TCCGGCACGGTCCGCCGGATGCGGTTCGGCGTCGAGGGCGAGGCGGCCGTCGACCACTCCTGCGTGGTCGGGTGACCGTCGTCGCCACGCTACTAGACTCCTCGACGTCGAGATACTTCTGGCCGGCCGCGTCGGCACGTCCGACCGAGGCCGCAGACCCGGCTCGACCTGCACCGACGCCGCGTGCAGCCCGTGGTCAGGCCTCTCCCAGGGTCGTCTGCCACCATGCACGACGTAGACCTGCAGCCAGGGGGCCAGCACGTCCGACGACCACGCGCCCGTCTCACGACCACGCCGCTGTGCCTCGTCCCGGCCCCACCGCACCGACCCACGACAGGACCCACATGTCACACGACGCCCACGCACCGACGACGATCACGGAGACCGTGACCGTCCAGACCGCGGTCGACGACCCCGCGGCGACGACGACCACGACGACCGCCCCACGCACGTCGCTCCTCGCCGTCGCCGGCGCCGAGCTCTTCGGCACCTTCCTGTTCGTCTTCGTCGGTCTCGGCGCGGCGCTCTACGCGACGACGCAGGGGCTGAGCACCTTCGAGGTCGCCCTCGCCTACGGCATCGCCCTCATGGGTGCGCTCGCCGCCGTCGGGCACGTCTCCGGCGGGCACTTCAACCCGGCCGTCACCCTCGGGTCCACCCTGGCCGGACGCACCTCCTGGAAGCGCCTGCCCGCGTACTGGGGAGCCCAGCTCGTCGGTGCGGTGGCCGGTGCCGCCGCGCTGTTCGCCGCCCTCCCCGCGAGCTTCGCGTCCGAGTCCTCGGGCTTCGCGACGCTCCGTGACTTCTTCTCGACGACCGCGAACGGCTACGGCGTCCACTCCGCCGCGTACCGGTCCGCCGAGACGGCCTTCTACGCCCCGTACCTCGCCCAGGGCTTCCCGCGCGACCAGGTCGACGAGGCCATCGCCGCCGGGCAGCTCGCCGCGCCGACGCTGCCGACCTTCGACACCGTCGAGGTCGTCATCTTCGAGGTCGTGCTGACCGCGCTGTTCGTCGGCGTGTTCCTGGCCGTCACGGACCGCCGCGTGCGCTCGCGCATGGTCCCCGTGGTCCTCGGCCTGAGCTTCGCCGCGCTGCTCCTGGTGGCGACACCCATGTCGAACGGCTCCCTCAACCCGGCCCGCTCCGTCGCGGCCGCCGTGTTCTCCGACGGCTGGGCCTTCAGCCAGCTCTGGGTGTTCCTCGTCGCCCCGCTCGCGGGCGCGGCGATCGCCGCGCTGTTCTACCGCGGCTTCGCCTCCGGCCCCACCGCGCTCAGCGTGGCCGTCGCGACCGGCATGCGTGACGAGATCGCCGTCGAGGAGGAGGCCGCTGACGCAGAGGCCCGCGACGAGCTCTTCGACCGCTCGGCGCGCACGGCCGGCACGACCAGCACGACCGGCACGACCGGCAAGGACGACGCCGACCAGGTCGGCAGCACGGACGAGGACGACGAGGTCGCAGGATCGGCTGAGACGGCTGAGTCGTCTGAGACCCGCTCCGACGACGTGGCGCCCCCGGCTGCCACCGAGAAGTTCGCGCCGAAGACGACGGCGAAGGGCTCGGCGAAGGACTCGAGCACGACCTCGGACAAGGCTGAGGCCGACGGTCCGGAGGACGCCGCTGACGCTGCTGGCACCGACAGCACCGACGACACCCGTCCCACCGGTGGTTCCCCGAAGACCACCTGACCCGCAGCACCCGCAGCACCCGCGGCACCCGCGGGAGCACGGCGGCTCCCGGCCGCACGCTCTCGCACACGACCCCGGACCTCCTGGAGACGACTCTCTAGACGTCCGGGGTCGTCTGCGTGAGCACGGCGACGGCGGCCGCGAGGAAGAGGTAGAAGAGCACGTCGAAGGTCCGCGACCGCACCGCGAGGCCGACGACCGCGCCGGGTGTGACGGCGCGGCAGACCCCGGCGACGGCGAGCACGCCGGAGAGCGCGAGCGCACCCGCGTGCGCCCCGACGGTCACGACGAGGACGAGGACCCCGACGAGCGCCACCACGATCGCCCAGATGGCCGGGCTGCGTCGGGGCTGGACGGGGAGCGGGTGCAGGACCTGGCTCGAGGGCGGGAGGGACGCCACGGGCGGGTCGCCCGCAGGGACCCCGTCGGCTCCCGCGTCCAGGGTCGCCGGACCCGGGGTCGTCACGTCGTGGGTGCGGTCCGTCTCGTCCCGCTCGCCCGTCTCGTCGTCCACCGTCACCTTGTCTGCCGCTGTCGGTCTGCCGACCACCGTCACGAGAGCATCACCCGACCGAGACTACCGTTGGCAGCATGCATCGAGCGCCTTCCTCCCCCGCGTCGCCGCACCTGCCGTCCGAGCTCGACGACACAGATCCCCTCCCCGGACCCGCGACGGGCCCCTCGGTGGTCGTCGTGGGTGCCGGTCTCGCCGGGGCGCAGACCGTGGCCGCGCTGCGGGCGGGCGGCTCGCTGGGCAGGATCACCGTGGTGGGCGCCGAGGGCGTCGCCCCGTACGACCGCCCACCCCTGTCGAAGGAGCTCTTCACCCGGCCCGCGCCCGCGTGGGTCGGGGACGAGACCGGTGCCGACGTCGAGGCCCTCGCCGACGAGACGGTGCTCGACGACCCGGCGGTCTCCCTGGTCCCGGGCCGCGACGGCGGCCCGAGCGTCGTGACCACGGCGTCCGGACGGCGGCTCATTGCGGACGTGGTGGTCCTGGCCTGCGGGTCGGAGCCGGTGCGGCCTGCCGGGTGGGAGTCGGCCCGGACGCTGCACACCCTGGCCGACGCCGCGGTCCTGCGCGACGAGCTCACGGCGGGTCGCCGACTGGTGTGCGTGGGGGCGGGCTGGATCGGGGCGGAGCTCGCCGGTGCGGCGGCCGCGGTCGGCGTCGAGGTCACCGTGGTCGAGGCGGCGGCGGTGCCGCTGCACCGTCAGCTCGGCCCCGAGGTCGGCGCGCTGCTGCGCACCTGGTACGGCACGGCGGACGTCACCCTCGTCACCGGGGTCACCGTGACGTCGGTGGGCCCCGAGGGCGTCCACGTCGACCACGGGACCCACCGGGAGATGCTCGGCGCGGACGTCGTCGTCGCGGCCGTCGGCGCGCGACCGGCCACGTCGTGGCTGGACGGCGCGGTGCCCCGCGGCCCCCGCGGAGAGGTGCTCACCGACGCGCACGGCCGCGTGCTCGCGGACGCTGCGGCGCAGGACGTCCCCGACGCTCCGCAGCCCGCCGTCTGGGCCGTCGGCGACTGCGCGACCCGCACCGACCCCGCATGGGGTCACGTGCACGGCGGTCACTGGTCTGCGGCGCTGCTCGACCCCGGGACGGTGGCCCGGTCGGTCCTCGGGCAGGACGCCGTCCCTGTCCCGGCGCCCTACGTGTTCTCGAAGCAGCTGGGGCACGACCTCGCGCTCTTCGGCCTCCCCGACGCCGGCAGGGACCGCGTCGTGCTGCGCGGCGACCCCGCTGCCGGAGGGTGGGTCGCCTGCTACGTGTCGGACGGGGGGCTCGTCACCGGGATCCTCGTGGTCGACTCCCCGCGGGAGGTGGCGGCCGCCCGCCGCCTCATGGCGCACGGGCCGGCCCGGCTCGACCTGGGCCTGGTCGCCGACCCCGGGGTCCCGCTCAAGACGACCGCGGTGGCCCTGCCCGCCTGAGCAGGACCACCGTGGGACGTCGTGGTGCTCGTCGCCTCAGTGCGCGAAGTGGCGCGTCCCGGTGAGGTAGAGCGTCACACCGGCGGCCTCGGCCGCGGCGACGACCTCGGCGTCACGGACGGACCCGCCCGGCTGCACGACGGCGCGGACACCGGCGTCGAGGAGCACCTGGAGGCCGTCGGCGAAGGGGAAGAACGCGTCGGAGGCCGCGACGGCGCCACGAGCACGCTCGACGTCACCGGAGTTGGCACGCTCGACCGCGAGACGGCAGGAGTCCACGCGGTTGACCTGACCCATGCCGACGCCCACGGACGCCCCGCCGTCGGCGAGGAGGATGGCGTTGGACTTCACGGCGCGGACCGCGCGCCAGGCGAACTCGAGGTCGGCGAGCGTCTGCGCGTCGGCGGCCTCGCCGGTCGCGAGGGTCCAGCTCTCGGGTGCGTCGCCACCGGTCTCGGAGGCGGCGTCGACGAGGTCGACCTCCTGGACGAGGAGACCGCCGCTGATCGGGCGGGTCTCGACCGTCGTCGACGGCGCGCCGTCGACCTGGAGCAGGCGGATGTTCTTCTTGGCGCTGAGGATCTCGACGGCCTCGGGCTCGAAGCCGGGGGCGACGACCACCTCGGTGAAGATCGGCGCGATCTGCTCCGCGGCAGCCTTGGTGATGATGCCGTTGGCGGCGATGACCCCACCGAAGGCGCTCAGCGGGTCGCAGGCGTGGGCCTTGGCGTGCGCGTCGGCGATGTCGGTGCCGACGGCGATGCCGCAGGGGTTGGCGTGCTTGATGATCGCGACGGTCGCGCCGTCGTGGTCGTGGGCGGCGCGCCATGCGGCGTCGGCGTCGACGTAGTTGTTGTAGCTCATGGCCTTGCCGTGCAGCTGGACGGCCTGGGCGAGTCCGCCGGTGGCCCCCTCGGCGACGTAGATCGCGGCACCCTGGTGCGGGTTCTCGCCGTAGCGGAGCACGTCGGAGCGGGTCCACGTGGCCCCGCGCCAGGACGGGAACCCGGTCGAGACGCCGAGGCCGTCGGTCCCCTCGGTGAGCACGACGTCGGTGGGCGACACGACCTCGCTCATCCACGTGGCGACGGCGACGTCGTAGCTCGCGGTGTGCACGAAGGCCTGGGCGGCGAGCGCCTTGCGCTGGGCGTAGGTGAACCCGCCGTCCTGGACGGCGGCGACGACCTCGGGGTACGCGGCGGGGTCGACGACGACGGCGACGCTCGGGTGGTTCTTGGCGGCGGCGCGCACCATCGACGGTCCGCCGATGTCGATCTGCTCGACGCACTCGTCGGGGGTGGCGCCCGAGGCGACGGTCGCGGTGAAGGGGTACAGGTTGACGACCACGAGCTCGAAGGGCGTGATGCCGAGCTCGTCGAGCTGGGCGAGGTGGTCGGCCTTGCGGGTGTCGGCGAGGATGCCTGCGTGCACGCGCGGGTGCAGCGTCTTGACGCGGCCCTCGAGGCACTCGGGGAACCCGGTGAGCTCCTCGACGCCGGTGACGGGCACTCCCGCGGCGGCGATGGTCGAGGCGGTCGACCCGGTCGAGACGATCTCGACGCCGGCAGCGTGCAGCGCCTGGGCGAGCTCGGCGAGGCCCGTCTTGTCGTAGACGCTGACCAGGGCGCGGCGCACGGGGCGCTGCGAGTCGTCGTCGAGCTGGGCGACAGGGACGGACGGGTGTGCTGCGGACATCAGGGGTCTCCTCCGGGCTGCGGTTCTCGTGAGACCGTCCGTCCAGGTGCGACGGAGCGGTGACGTGGACCCAGGCGCCCAGGCGGGCGGCGCAGCTGCGGGGGCGTTCCGGTCGCTCCCCGGTGGTGAACCCCACCCTCGCCAGTCGCGACCAGCATCCAGCCTAACCGAGATCGGTCGAGGGCTGAAGGGGCAGACGACGGCTGTCGCCGGCAGGCGAGGCGGGTCGGCCGCCGGCGACGGCTGGGCTCAGCCCTCGGGCGTCCCGACGACGACCCGACGGCCGTCGACCGTCAGCCCGCCGCGCGCGACGCGCCCGACCCACTCGACGAGCAGGGACCGCTCGACGGTCTTGATGCGCTCGTGCAGGGTCGCCTCGTCGTCGCCGTCCTCGACGGCGACCACGGCCTGCGCGACGATCGGCCCGGTGTCGACCCCTGCGTCGATGAGGTGCACCGTGCAGCCCGTGACCCTCACCCCGTAGGCGAGGGCGTCACGGACACCGTGCGCGCCGGGGAAGGACGGCAGCAGCGCCGGGTGCGTGTTAAGGGTGCGGCCGCCGAACACCGAGAGGAAGCCGGCACCGAGGATCCGCATGAAGCCCGCGCTCACGACGTAGTCCGCGTGGAACACGGCGACCGTCTCGGCGAGCGCCCGGTCCCAGCCCTCGCGCGTCTCGAAGTCCTGGGGCTCGACGACGGCGCACGCGACCCCGGCGGTACGCGCGTGCTCGAGGGCACCGGCGTCGGGCTTGTCGGTGACGACGGCGACGACGCGCGCGCCGTAGGCGGGGTCGTCGTGGGCCGCGAGCAGCGCCGCGAGGTTGCTGCCGGCACCCGAGGCCAGCACGACCACGCGGGCCGTCGCGCTGTCGCCGCGACCGACGACGGGGACGGTGCTGCCGGACGGGGTACGGACGGAGTCTGCAGGAGTCACGGTCGGAACACTAGCGTGCTGGCCCGCCGGGCGCGGCGGGGTCCCGGGCACAGGACCGCCCCCGGGTACGGGATGATGGTCCGATGGGAAACCCGTACGCCCCCAAGCCTCCGGGCAGTCCTGCCCCGCCGCCTGCCGCTCCCCCGGTCGAGCACCCGGGGCAGCCCGTCTCAGGACCGCCGCCGGGCGGACCCGACGGTCTGGGTCCCGAAGGCACCCGCCCTGAGAGCCCCGGCCCGGCCGGTCCCCCGCCTCGTCCTCCCGTCGACCCGGAGCAGGCCCGCCGGGCGAGCCGCGCCGTGATGGGCTTCGGCCTGGTGATGCTCGCGTCGCTGCTGCTCTCGTCCGTCGACCTGCCGTGGCGGATGCTCAGCGTCGTCGTCGGCGTGGTCGCCCTCGTGGTCGGGGTCCGCGCGCTGCGGACCGTGTGGCGTGCCGGGGTGCGCGGCCTCCTCGTCGCGGTGCTGGCGGCGGGGATGACCATGACCGTGGTGCTCGCCGTGTCGACCCTCGCGGTGATCCCGGTGTGGCAGATCGAGATGGACCGCCAGCACTGCCTCGGGCAGGCCATCACCGTGGCCGCGGAGTCGTCGTGCCAGACCGCCTACGAGACCGCGATCGACGACTACACGTCGTCGCTCGCCCGCTGAGCGTCGTCGGAGGGCGTGGCGGTGGTCGACGCGCCTGACGCCTTCGGGACGGAGCTGGTCGCGGTGGTCTTGCTGGCGCTGCCAGGCTCGGAGACCGTCCCCGACGTCGACGGTGCGCCCGCACGAGACGGCGCAGGCGTGCCCCCGGCGGTCTCTGCCGCTGCTGACGAGTCTGCCGGTGCCGTGCACGCTCCGGCCTTGTCGGCTCCGGCCTTGTCTGCTCCAGCCTTGTCTGCTCCAGCCTTGTCAGCCCCGGCCTTGTCAGGTGAGCCGTCCCCCGCTGCGGCGCGCTCGCCACCCGCGCCCTCTCTCCGGCGCGACCGCATCGACCGCCAGGCCGAGGCGAGTGCCGCGTGCACCTCGGCGCGGGTGACGAGCAGGACGAGCAGCGCACCGGCACCCACCTGGGCTGCGACGCAGGCTCCGAGGTAGACCGGCGAGGCCCCGACGTCGGCCAGCCGCCCAGGGCCGGCGACGCCCGAGGCGAGCGCGACCATGGTCCCGGCGGCCACGCCCGCCCCCGTACCGACCAGCCCGGCGACGACGACCGTGTGCCACCACAGCATGTGCTCGGTCCGACGGCTGGCGACCCAGCCGCCGACCACACCGGCGACCCCGACGAGGACCGGCGCCCAGACACCGACCCCGCCGCCGGCGGACGGCGCGGGGAGCGCTCCGAGCAGCGGGATGGCGGGCAGCGGCGCCGAGGTGACGAGATCGGGCCCGAAGTGCGTGCCGGAGCCCACGGCGAACCCGGGACCGGCGATCCAGGTCCCGGCGAAGACGGCGAGGTTGGGCAGCAGCGCGAGCTGGGCGATGCCCAGGGAGATGCTGCTGGCGGCGTCGAGCCGCAGGTCGCTCAGGACGTCTCCGACCGTCGACCAGCCGATCATCACCCAGAGCAGGGTGAGCAGGCCCGAGAGCAGCGCGACGACCGCAGCAGCGGTGGCGGCGCCGCGGGCACCGTCACGGACGACCTGGGGCAGCCGTGCGGCGAGCACCGCCGCGCGGTCGGCGAGCGGCCCCGGCTCTGGTCCGGTGAGCAGCCCCCAGCACAGCCCGACGAGCGCGACCGCGAGCCCACCCAGGGCTGCCGAGGTGAGCTGGAGCCCGCTCGTCGACCCGGTCGAGACGGCGACGAGCAGCGTGCCGACGGTGTAGGTCGCCGCGGCCGACCAGAAGGCGGACCGGGTGGGGACGATCGTCCGTCGGGCCGACACGAAGACGGCGAACACCGCGGCTGCGGTGATCCCGAGCGGGACGATGGTGACGGTCGCGATCCCGGTCACCAGCGGGACGCCGTGCCCGAGGAGCCAGAGCCGCGACGCGACGGGCACCGCTGCGGTCCAGCCCGACGTGCTGGCGCTCAGCTGTGCGTTGGCCGCGACGGCCATCGCGATCGCGGGGACGACGACGACGGCGAGGGAGAACACGACCGCCTGGATCGCGCCGAGGACGCCCGACACCCAGGGGCCACCGAGCGACGAGGGCCCGTCGGAGCGGGTCGTGGTGTCCTGCTCGAGCGTCCGACGCACGCCGACGGGGCGGCCGCTGGTCGGGTCGTCGCTGCGAGGTCCACGGTTCACACCGACCATGGTCCACCGTGCCGAGGCCCAGTCGAGGGATGCCGGGCGGTGAGCCGGACGAAACCGCCGTGAAAGTTCTGCGCAGACGCGCCAGGGCGCACCAGCAGGCACCTGCGAGCGGCGGGTGACTGCCACCGGCACCGACGACAGCAGGCCCGCCCCGGTCGAGCCGGGACGGGCCTGCGTCTGCGCTGCTGGGTGCTGCTGGTCGTGCTGGGTGCTGCTGGGTCGTGCCAGGTGCAGCCAGGTGCTGCTCGAGCCCGGTGCGTCAGGCGGAGAGGATCTCGCGCATGAGCGACGCGGTCTCGGACGGCGTCTTGCCGACCTTGACCCCGGCGGCCTCGAGGGCCTCCTTCTTGGCCTGAGCGGTGCCCGAGGAGCCGGAGACGATGGCGCCGGCGTGGCCCATGGTCTTGCCCTCGGGTGCCGTGAAGCCGGCGACGTAGCCGACGACGGGCTTGGTGACGTGCTCGGCGATGTACGCCGCGGCACGCTCCTCGGCGTCCCCGCCGATCTCGCCGATCATGACGATCGCGGCGGTCTCGGGGTCGGCCTCGAAGGCCTCGAGGGCGTCGATGTGCGTCGTCCCGATGATGGGGTCTCCGCCGATGCCGATCGCGGTCGAGAAGCCGAAGTCACGGAGCTCGTACATCATCTGGTACGTGAGCGTGCCCGACTTGGACACGAGCCCGATCTTGCC
This genomic interval carries:
- a CDS encoding MIP/aquaporin family protein, yielding MSHDAHAPTTITETVTVQTAVDDPAATTTTTTAPRTSLLAVAGAELFGTFLFVFVGLGAALYATTQGLSTFEVALAYGIALMGALAAVGHVSGGHFNPAVTLGSTLAGRTSWKRLPAYWGAQLVGAVAGAAALFAALPASFASESSGFATLRDFFSTTANGYGVHSAAYRSAETAFYAPYLAQGFPRDQVDEAIAAGQLAAPTLPTFDTVEVVIFEVVLTALFVGVFLAVTDRRVRSRMVPVVLGLSFAALLLVATPMSNGSLNPARSVAAAVFSDGWAFSQLWVFLVAPLAGAAIAALFYRGFASGPTALSVAVATGMRDEIAVEEEAADAEARDELFDRSARTAGTTSTTGTTGKDDADQVGSTDEDDEVAGSAETAESSETRSDDVAPPAATEKFAPKTTAKGSAKDSSTTSDKAEADGPEDAADAAGTDSTDDTRPTGGSPKTT
- the purN gene encoding phosphoribosylglycinamide formyltransferase encodes the protein MTPADSVRTPSGSTVPVVGRGDSATARVVVLASGAGSNLAALLAAHDDPAYGARVVAVVTDKPDAGALEHARTAGVACAVVEPQDFETREGWDRALAETVAVFHADYVVSAGFMRILGAGFLSVFGGRTLNTHPALLPSFPGAHGVRDALAYGVRVTGCTVHLIDAGVDTGPIVAQAVVAVEDGDDEATLHERIKTVERSLLVEWVGRVARGGLTVDGRRVVVGTPEG
- a CDS encoding FAD-dependent oxidoreductase; its protein translation is MHRAPSSPASPHLPSELDDTDPLPGPATGPSVVVVGAGLAGAQTVAALRAGGSLGRITVVGAEGVAPYDRPPLSKELFTRPAPAWVGDETGADVEALADETVLDDPAVSLVPGRDGGPSVVTTASGRRLIADVVVLACGSEPVRPAGWESARTLHTLADAAVLRDELTAGRRLVCVGAGWIGAELAGAAAAVGVEVTVVEAAAVPLHRQLGPEVGALLRTWYGTADVTLVTGVTVTSVGPEGVHVDHGTHREMLGADVVVAAVGARPATSWLDGAVPRGPRGEVLTDAHGRVLADAAAQDVPDAPQPAVWAVGDCATRTDPAWGHVHGGHWSAALLDPGTVARSVLGQDAVPVPAPYVFSKQLGHDLALFGLPDAGRDRVVLRGDPAAGGWVACYVSDGGLVTGILVVDSPREVAAARRLMAHGPARLDLGLVADPGVPLKTTAVALPA
- a CDS encoding DUF3017 domain-containing protein — translated: MDDETGERDETDRTHDVTTPGPATLDAGADGVPAGDPPVASLPPSSQVLHPLPVQPRRSPAIWAIVVALVGVLVLVVTVGAHAGALALSGVLAVAGVCRAVTPGAVVGLAVRSRTFDVLFYLFLAAAVAVLTQTTPDV
- the purH gene encoding bifunctional phosphoribosylaminoimidazolecarboxamide formyltransferase/IMP cyclohydrolase, with protein sequence MSAAHPSVPVAQLDDDSQRPVRRALVSVYDKTGLAELAQALHAAGVEIVSTGSTASTIAAAGVPVTGVEELTGFPECLEGRVKTLHPRVHAGILADTRKADHLAQLDELGITPFELVVVNLYPFTATVASGATPDECVEQIDIGGPSMVRAAAKNHPSVAVVVDPAAYPEVVAAVQDGGFTYAQRKALAAQAFVHTASYDVAVATWMSEVVSPTDVVLTEGTDGLGVSTGFPSWRGATWTRSDVLRYGENPHQGAAIYVAEGATGGLAQAVQLHGKAMSYNNYVDADAAWRAAHDHDGATVAIIKHANPCGIAVGTDIADAHAKAHACDPLSAFGGVIAANGIITKAAAEQIAPIFTEVVVAPGFEPEAVEILSAKKNIRLLQVDGAPSTTVETRPISGGLLVQEVDLVDAASETGGDAPESWTLATGEAADAQTLADLEFAWRAVRAVKSNAILLADGGASVGVGMGQVNRVDSCRLAVERANSGDVERARGAVAASDAFFPFADGLQVLLDAGVRAVVQPGGSVRDAEVVAAAEAAGVTLYLTGTRHFAH
- a CDS encoding DUF6350 family protein gives rise to the protein MNRGPRSDDPTSGRPVGVRRTLEQDTTTRSDGPSSLGGPWVSGVLGAIQAVVFSLAVVVVPAIAMAVAANAQLSASTSGWTAAVPVASRLWLLGHGVPLVTGIATVTIVPLGITAAAVFAVFVSARRTIVPTRSAFWSAAATYTVGTLLVAVSTGSTSGLQLTSAALGGLAVALVGLCWGLLTGPEPGPLADRAAVLAARLPQVVRDGARGAATAAAVVALLSGLLTLLWVMIGWSTVGDVLSDLRLDAASSISLGIAQLALLPNLAVFAGTWIAGPGFAVGSGTHFGPDLVTSAPLPAIPLLGALPAPSAGGGVGVWAPVLVGVAGVVGGWVASRRTEHMLWWHTVVVAGLVGTGAGVAAGTMVALASGVAGPGRLADVGASPVYLGACVAAQVGAGALLVLLVTRAEVHAALASAWRSMRSRRREGAGGERAAAGDGSPDKAGADKAGADKAGADKAGADKAGACTAPADSSAAAETAGGTPAPSRAGAPSTSGTVSEPGSASKTTATSSVPKASGASTTATPSDDAQRASDDV